The DNA region GTATTTGCAGTGAATCAAATGGGACTTCAGGGGACAGGATTTTTCTTTTATGCTGTTATCGCAACGATCATGATGCTGATCCAGTACATGATAGGACCAAAGATGGTAGAATGGTCAATGGGGATACACTATGTTACTGAAGCAGAACACCCGGACCTTCACAGGATGGTCGCTGAACTTGCAAGAGATGCCGGTATTCCGAAACCCAGGATTGGCATAGCCAGAATACCCATACCAAATGCATTTGCATTCGGGCGCTGGGCAAAAGACGGACGTGTTTGTGTTACCGAAGGTATAATGAGCCTGCTTAATGAAAAAGAACTGAGGGCAGTTCTGGCGCATGAAATATCACACCTGAAACACAGGGATGTTGCGATCATAACGATGATTAGCGTAATTCCCATGATATGCTGGTACTTTGCATGGAACCAGCTGTTCTCAGGAGGCAGGGAACGGGGAAATGGAGTGCTTATTGGAATAGTGGCACTGGTTATATATTTTATAACAAATCTACTTATCCTGTACGTATCACGGATCAGGGAATATTATGCAGATGAAGGTGCAGTCAAACTCGGTAGCTCACCGCATCATCTTGCATCAGCTCTTTATAAACTTGTTTATGGCAGTGCCAGGGTTTCTAAAGAATCGTTAAAACCCGTAGAGGGTATGAAAGCCTTCTTTGCTAATGACCCGTCGCGAGCTGGCAGTGATATAAGGGAATTATCCCAGATAGACCTTGATGGAAGTGGGACTATCGATATGAACGAACTTATGGCTCTTCGGACCCGCCCGATAAAGGTCAAGACCGGCGATAAGTTATTGGAAATGTTCAGCACACATCCGAATATGCTAAAACGCATCCAGCGGTTGTCCTCTCTCCAGGGGATTTCAGCATATTAATTTTTAACGCCATATCGTAGCTTATTCATTAAGTTCAAGCGCTAAGGCATCATCACAGTCCCCGTAATATTTCCGGTCTGCTTCTCAATAAGTTCAATATCCTGTATCACAACATCGCTTAATCCTGTGGATACTGTAACTGAACTATTCGGATAGTGTGTTACGTACATG from Candidatus Methanoperedens sp. includes:
- a CDS encoding peptidase, whose protein sequence is MWLKLRLYLIMAVLFAIIYGLVVFAVNQMGLQGTGFFFYAVIATIMMLIQYMIGPKMVEWSMGIHYVTEAEHPDLHRMVAELARDAGIPKPRIGIARIPIPNAFAFGRWAKDGRVCVTEGIMSLLNEKELRAVLAHEISHLKHRDVAIITMISVIPMICWYFAWNQLFSGGRERGNGVLIGIVALVIYFITNLLILYVSRIREYYADEGAVKLGSSPHHLASALYKLVYGSARVSKESLKPVEGMKAFFANDPSRAGSDIRELSQIDLDGSGTIDMNELMALRTRPIKVKTGDKLLEMFSTHPNMLKRIQRLSSLQGISAY